One Dokdonia sp. Dokd-P16 genomic window carries:
- a CDS encoding BREX protein BrxB domain-containing protein — MTIPELYTKLSDKDFQDHETGTLFFPAYMYMYDATKEYEIENEILDIKNRLHRPNSYLDVMVLDIFEEFIDWLKETKFGKVSKYDFYLTHELQKQEAVRKSLDKDAYDDRFLKFLDDKIQNHLANSKPYEVSYVLCKGFGNAYPYIRASRFMSNFEKYVRGFKIILFYPGKAKEYYSLFGLLRDENLYRAIKLIN; from the coding sequence ATGACAATACCAGAATTATATACAAAACTCAGTGATAAAGATTTTCAGGATCACGAAACAGGAACTTTATTCTTTCCTGCATACATGTATATGTATGATGCCACTAAGGAGTATGAAATAGAAAACGAGATTTTAGATATAAAAAATAGATTGCATCGTCCTAATAGTTATTTAGATGTAATGGTGTTAGATATATTTGAAGAATTTATAGATTGGTTAAAGGAAACAAAATTTGGTAAAGTAAGTAAATATGATTTTTACTTAACTCACGAGTTGCAAAAACAAGAAGCTGTTAGAAAATCATTGGATAAAGATGCTTATGATGATCGATTTCTGAAGTTTCTTGATGATAAAATCCAAAACCATTTAGCTAATTCAAAACCTTATGAAGTATCATATGTCTTGTGCAAAGGATTTGGGAATGCTTATCCTTATATACGTGCTAGTCGTTTTATGAGCAATTTTGAAAAATACGTTCGAGGATTTAAAATTATTCTATTTTATCCTGGAAAAGCAAAAGAATACTACAGTCTATTTGGATTACTAAGAGATGAAAATTTATACCGAGCAATTAAACTGATCAACTAG
- a CDS encoding BrxA family protein, translating into MNKPESKYNANFTAGGLLHNEFNALKDIILLDDFDNAISKEIEENNLMSIDTRASRKRISQEVVRRREVAPKNFWTFFYQLNEREQKLGLFYIALKTYQILFDIHLDVAVKKFKTTRTLTTYDVTMRLDEIASKDDYVGSWSQSTLEKINTRYRRALQETELYENEQLMRSPIENNEFWEYFNTSGENWFLTACFIGL; encoded by the coding sequence GTGAATAAACCAGAGTCAAAATATAATGCCAATTTTACTGCAGGTGGATTATTGCATAATGAGTTTAATGCCTTAAAGGATATAATACTTTTAGACGATTTTGATAACGCAATTTCTAAAGAAATAGAAGAAAATAATTTGATGAGCATTGATACCCGAGCTTCCAGAAAAAGAATATCTCAAGAGGTTGTTAGGAGAAGAGAGGTTGCTCCGAAAAATTTTTGGACTTTTTTCTATCAATTAAATGAGCGTGAGCAAAAGCTAGGGCTTTTTTATATTGCTTTAAAAACGTATCAAATTTTATTTGATATTCATCTTGATGTAGCAGTGAAAAAGTTTAAAACTACTAGGACTTTAACTACTTATGATGTTACAATGCGATTAGATGAAATTGCATCTAAAGATGATTATGTAGGAAGTTGGTCTCAATCTACACTAGAAAAAATAAATACGAGATATCGAAGAGCATTACAAGAGACAGAACTTTATGAAAATGAACAACTAATGCGAAGTCCAATTGAAAACAATGAATTTTGGGAGTATTTCAATACTAGTGGTGAAAACTGGTTTTTAACAGCTTGTTTTATAGGTTTATAA